In Euphorbia lathyris chromosome 9, ddEupLath1.1, whole genome shotgun sequence, the following are encoded in one genomic region:
- the LOC136206585 gene encoding F-box protein PP2-B1-like, producing the protein MEREENDHAFSRDLIIEWNDTVRYWEWSNAKHKSRFAEVAGLINVYWLEIRGKIKATMLSPETHYTAYLVYRLVAASHGLDIHPVEVNVGISGAAEGDSSKRSLYLDARRKRRQRNQLVRSVSLSRHRHLMAIQLPAPATENNNDNDDCNDHHNRIRPKERQDGWLEIELGDYFNRQDEVGDFEISILETNADHLKNGLLIQGIDIRPKSN; encoded by the exons ATGGAGCGCGAAGAAAATGATCATGCTTTCTCAAGGGATCTCATAATTGAATGGAATGATACTGTCAGATATTGGGAATGGAGTAATGCTAAACACAAATCAAG ATTCGCAGAGGTTGCGGGGCTGATCAACGTGTATTGGCTGGAAATCCGCGGCAAAATCAAAGCTACAATGCTATCACCAGAAACTCACTACACAGCATACCTGGTATACAGATTAGTAGCCGCCTCTCACGGATTAGACATCCATCCAGTAGAGGTGAATGTAGGAATTTCAGGAGCAGCAGAAGGAGATTCTTCAAAGAGAAGTCTTTATCTGGATGCCAGAAGGAAAAGGCGTCAAAGGAACCAACTTGTGAGAAGTGTCAGTCTATCCAGGCACAGGCACCTTATGGCGATCCAGCTGCCTGCACCAGCAACGGAGAACAATAATGATAATGATGATTGTAACGATCATCATAATCGTATTCGTCCAAAGGAAAGACAAGACGGGTGGCTGGAGATTGAATTGGGGGATTATTTTAACAGACAAGATGAAGTTGGGGATTTCGAAATTAGCATTTTGGAGACTAATGCAGATCATTTGAAAAACGGACTTCTAATTCAGGGTATAGATATTAGGCCAAAGAGTAATTAA